In Asanoa sp. WMMD1127, one genomic interval encodes:
- a CDS encoding site-specific integrase — translation MARKQTPNLSIAAAEYRDIREASGNGSQQSRYSHRSILERFVRFSRDCHVGSLEPAHLERFFYGKGGLSGGKYGKPVAKTTLANYRSTLKGFLDFCHRRGWTPHTGDFLLAGIREKRMTPNRDRFRLNRPQILDLMEAATDPRDRALVAFTANTACRISEAVGMTIGDLRLDREEMYLTRFKTERVQTFPITSDLDAELRVWLTHYAASVDGPLEKGYRLFPARHKARFRGPRDPFQPEGYRPDARITAAREIIQPLAERAGIELEPGDGWHTLRRSAARLFFNDCLEDGWDAALRMTQAFLDHASVKTTELYLGLDHERRNVDAALRGKPFISRGQASGNVVPIDRWKVA, via the coding sequence GTGGCACGGAAGCAGACACCCAACCTAAGCATCGCTGCGGCGGAGTATCGCGACATCCGGGAAGCATCCGGGAACGGGTCGCAGCAGTCGCGGTACAGCCACCGATCGATCCTCGAACGGTTCGTCAGGTTCTCCCGTGACTGTCACGTCGGCTCGCTTGAGCCGGCGCACCTCGAACGGTTCTTCTACGGCAAGGGTGGGCTCTCCGGGGGCAAGTACGGCAAGCCGGTAGCCAAGACGACCCTTGCGAACTACCGCTCGACGTTGAAGGGCTTCCTAGACTTCTGCCACCGACGCGGTTGGACTCCGCACACGGGGGACTTCCTGCTAGCCGGCATCCGTGAGAAGCGGATGACTCCGAACCGCGACCGGTTCCGCCTGAACCGGCCTCAGATCCTCGATCTCATGGAAGCGGCCACCGACCCGCGGGACCGCGCGCTTGTGGCGTTCACGGCCAACACAGCGTGCCGGATCTCTGAGGCGGTCGGGATGACGATCGGGGACCTTCGGCTAGACCGTGAGGAGATGTACCTGACCCGCTTCAAGACGGAGCGGGTGCAGACGTTCCCGATCACGTCGGACCTGGACGCAGAGCTTCGGGTGTGGCTGACCCACTACGCGGCCTCGGTCGACGGGCCGCTTGAGAAGGGGTACCGGCTGTTCCCTGCTCGACACAAGGCCCGCTTCCGCGGTCCGCGTGACCCGTTCCAACCGGAGGGCTACCGGCCGGATGCGAGGATCACGGCGGCCCGGGAGATCATCCAACCGTTGGCGGAGCGGGCAGGGATCGAGCTTGAGCCGGGTGACGGGTGGCACACCCTACGGCGGTCCGCGGCTCGCCTGTTCTTCAATGACTGCCTCGAAGACGGGTGGGATGCGGCGCTCCGGATGACTCAGGCGTTCCTTGACCATGCGAGCGTGAAGACGACAGAGCTTTACCTTGGGCTCGACCACGAACGGCGCAACGTCGATGCGGCCCTACGCGGGAAGCCGTTCATCTCCCGCGGCCAGGCCAGCGGTAACGTGGTTCCCATCGACCGATGGAAGGTGGCATGA
- a CDS encoding EAL domain-containing protein, which translates to MFRVEAPPAPLTPRVGQAVKGSVRRQRFSLLAAYGIGVVLLGVVGLTLSTISGELAAGFSHPEFWLMASLALLADARAFIALGRHGKPVMICPSLCFTFAILLCWGLGPAILVQAAAAAVVAWRMRYPPARAALMAGQFSVATAAAFGVLVIGRPDPFNSIGTVDAVRDAVSVVAAAAVWLIAYQLLRTLARVASRRRTGVQMLRPAPAYELLSIAALLLLSPLLAVSAHVSAAFVPLVFVPLYAFERMARLSAERDRTARVDPLTDLANRTGLRAAFGRLRPNGLHPNQGQPLAMLLLDLNRFKYVNDALGHEVGDRLLIAVGQRLRAALPAGAVAARLGGDEFAVVAPANNECQARRLAESVTEAMATPVVLDGLQVDITGSIGVALAPRDGDDFATVMRHADVAMYLAKQRGRPIQTYRAEDDHNSPERLGLLTDFRQALESGDGSVALHHQPQIDLATGRVVGFEALLRWEHPTRGAIPPGDLLRIAEHTPVMRMITQRVIDEVVAQQGRWLAAGVKLRSSLNVSIRDLHGEEILTQLTARLAEHNVPADLIQVEVTESALTADLGQLRATIERLADAGVAISLDDFGTGYSSLQHLRRLPLREIKIDRSFVAGIAHNADDAVIVRSTVDLARALGLRVVAEGVENHYTARLLAEAGCDLAQGYLYAPAMPGDAVVSWLDRHPTPA; encoded by the coding sequence ATGTTCAGGGTCGAGGCACCCCCGGCACCCCTGACCCCGCGTGTCGGCCAGGCCGTCAAGGGGTCCGTCCGCCGCCAGCGCTTCTCCCTCCTCGCCGCCTACGGCATCGGCGTGGTGCTGCTCGGTGTGGTCGGCCTCACTCTGTCCACGATCTCCGGCGAGCTGGCCGCGGGCTTCTCGCATCCCGAGTTCTGGCTGATGGCGTCGCTGGCCCTGCTCGCCGACGCGCGTGCGTTCATCGCGCTCGGGCGCCACGGCAAACCCGTGATGATCTGCCCGTCGCTCTGCTTCACGTTCGCGATCCTGCTCTGCTGGGGGCTGGGACCGGCGATCCTCGTCCAGGCCGCGGCCGCGGCCGTGGTCGCCTGGCGGATGCGCTACCCACCGGCCCGCGCCGCGCTGATGGCCGGCCAGTTCTCGGTGGCGACGGCCGCGGCGTTCGGGGTGCTCGTCATCGGCCGCCCCGACCCGTTCAACTCGATCGGCACCGTCGACGCCGTCCGTGACGCGGTCTCCGTCGTCGCGGCCGCCGCGGTCTGGCTGATCGCCTACCAGCTCCTGCGCACGCTCGCGCGGGTCGCCTCCCGCCGGCGCACGGGCGTGCAGATGCTCCGCCCGGCACCCGCCTACGAGCTGCTGTCGATCGCCGCGCTCCTCCTGCTCAGCCCGTTGCTCGCCGTCTCCGCCCACGTCAGCGCCGCGTTCGTACCGCTGGTCTTCGTGCCGCTCTACGCGTTCGAGCGGATGGCCCGGCTCTCCGCCGAACGCGACCGCACCGCCCGGGTCGACCCGCTGACCGACCTCGCCAACCGCACCGGCCTGCGCGCCGCGTTCGGTCGGCTCCGGCCCAACGGGCTGCATCCGAACCAGGGCCAACCCCTCGCGATGCTGCTGCTCGATCTCAACCGCTTCAAGTACGTCAACGACGCGCTCGGCCACGAGGTCGGCGACCGCCTGCTGATCGCGGTCGGCCAGCGACTGCGGGCCGCGCTGCCCGCCGGCGCCGTCGCGGCCCGACTCGGCGGCGACGAGTTCGCGGTCGTCGCCCCGGCCAACAACGAGTGCCAGGCCCGCCGGCTGGCCGAGTCGGTCACCGAGGCGATGGCCACGCCGGTCGTGCTCGACGGTCTGCAGGTCGACATCACCGGCTCGATCGGCGTCGCCCTCGCCCCGCGCGACGGCGACGACTTCGCGACGGTGATGCGGCACGCCGACGTCGCCATGTACCTGGCCAAGCAGCGCGGCCGGCCGATCCAGACCTACCGGGCCGAGGACGACCACAACTCCCCGGAACGGCTGGGGCTGCTCACCGATTTCCGGCAGGCGCTGGAGAGCGGCGACGGCTCGGTCGCCCTGCACCACCAGCCGCAGATCGACCTCGCCACCGGCCGGGTCGTCGGCTTCGAGGCGCTGCTGCGCTGGGAGCACCCGACCCGCGGCGCCATCCCGCCCGGCGATCTTCTCCGGATCGCCGAGCACACCCCGGTCATGCGCATGATCACCCAGCGGGTGATCGACGAGGTCGTGGCCCAGCAGGGCCGCTGGCTCGCCGCCGGCGTCAAGCTGCGCAGCTCGCTCAACGTCAGCATCCGGGACCTGCACGGCGAGGAGATCCTCACCCAGCTCACCGCCCGCCTGGCCGAGCACAACGTGCCCGCCGACCTCATCCAGGTCGAGGTCACCGAGAGCGCGCTGACCGCCGACCTGGGCCAGCTGCGCGCCACCATCGAGCGCCTCGCAGACGCCGGCGTCGCGATCTCCCTGGACGACTTCGGTACGGGCTACTCGTCGCTGCAGCACCTCCGCCGGCTACCGCTACGCGAGATCAAGATCGACCGCTCGTTCGTCGCCGGCATCGCCCACAACGCCGACGACGCCGTCATCGTCCGGTCGACAGTGGACCTGGCCCGCGCGCTCGGCCTGCGGGTGGTCGCGGAGGGCGTCGAGAACCACTACACGGCCCGCCTCCTCGCCGAAGCCGGCTGCGACCTGGCCCAGGGCTACCTATACGCGCCCGCCATGCCCGGCGACGCCGTCGTCTCCTGGCTGGACCGCCACCCCACACCGGCCTGA
- a CDS encoding endo-1,4-beta-xylanase produces MITLARGARPARTAVIAVAAALAVPLVVAPPAAADAPLRVHAAARGKFIGYAAATSPLANEAAYRTIAASEFNQVTAENAMKWESTEPSDGNYTFAGADQVVAFATANDQQVHGHTLVWHSQTPGWVQNLSATAMRTAMQDHIATVVGRYADNPAVVSWDVVNEVFEENGSMRPSFWYNTLGTSFIADAFRYARAADSNARLCINDYNVEGINAKSTAMYNLVRQLRADGVPVDCVGFQGHLAIQYGFPSSLRENMERFAALGVQVRVTELDVRMQMPRDATKDTTQATYYRNVVQACLAVTACAGITIWGFTDKYSWVPDTFSGEGAALPWDANYSPKPAYTAIHDALDDGSGPGPDPDTTPPTTPGTPVASGVTSSGVSLSWTASTDAVGVAGYDVLRATGASGGTFAVVGTPSAASFVDSGLTASTTYRYQVRARDAAGNVSALSPVVSVTTTTGGGGPGPGPSSCRVAYTISPWGGSSGFTASVVLTNTGTSSLSGWTLAFALPSGQRITPPGWSATWTQSGQAVTAAPLSWNATLAPGGSTTIGFNGTHTGGTGEPTTFTVGGSSCTVV; encoded by the coding sequence ATGATCACCCTTGCCCGCGGCGCCCGCCCGGCGCGGACGGCCGTCATCGCCGTCGCCGCGGCGCTCGCGGTACCGCTCGTCGTGGCGCCCCCCGCCGCGGCTGACGCACCGCTGCGCGTGCACGCCGCCGCGCGCGGCAAGTTCATCGGCTACGCGGCCGCCACCAGCCCGCTCGCCAACGAGGCCGCCTACCGCACGATCGCGGCGTCCGAGTTCAACCAGGTCACCGCCGAGAACGCGATGAAGTGGGAGTCGACCGAGCCGTCGGACGGCAACTACACCTTCGCCGGCGCCGACCAGGTGGTCGCGTTCGCGACCGCCAACGACCAGCAGGTGCACGGCCACACGCTGGTCTGGCACAGCCAGACGCCCGGCTGGGTGCAGAACCTGTCGGCCACGGCGATGCGGACCGCGATGCAGGACCACATCGCGACCGTGGTCGGCCGCTACGCCGACAACCCGGCAGTCGTGTCGTGGGACGTCGTCAACGAGGTGTTCGAGGAGAACGGCAGCATGCGGCCGAGCTTCTGGTACAACACCCTCGGCACGTCGTTCATCGCCGACGCCTTCCGTTATGCCCGCGCCGCCGACAGCAACGCGCGGCTGTGCATCAACGACTACAACGTCGAGGGCATCAACGCGAAGAGCACCGCGATGTACAACCTGGTGCGCCAGCTCCGCGCCGACGGCGTGCCGGTGGACTGTGTCGGTTTTCAAGGTCACCTCGCTATCCAGTACGGGTTCCCGTCGTCGCTGCGCGAGAACATGGAGCGCTTCGCCGCGCTCGGTGTGCAGGTGCGGGTCACCGAGCTCGACGTGCGGATGCAGATGCCGCGCGACGCCACCAAGGACACGACCCAGGCGACCTACTACCGCAACGTCGTGCAGGCCTGCCTTGCCGTGACCGCGTGCGCGGGCATCACGATCTGGGGCTTCACCGACAAGTACTCGTGGGTGCCAGACACGTTCAGCGGCGAGGGTGCGGCGCTGCCGTGGGACGCCAATTACTCGCCGAAGCCGGCGTACACCGCGATCCACGACGCCCTCGACGACGGCTCGGGCCCTGGTCCGGACCCGGACACGACGCCACCGACCACGCCGGGTACGCCGGTCGCCTCGGGGGTGACCTCGTCCGGTGTCTCGTTGTCATGGACGGCCTCCACGGATGCTGTCGGTGTCGCGGGTTATGACGTGTTGCGGGCGACCGGCGCGAGCGGCGGCACGTTCGCGGTGGTCGGCACGCCGTCGGCGGCGTCCTTCGTGGACAGTGGCCTGACGGCCTCGACCACCTACCGCTACCAGGTGCGCGCCCGCGACGCCGCCGGCAACGTGTCGGCGCTGTCGCCGGTCGTCTCGGTGACCACGACCACCGGTGGCGGCGGTCCTGGTCCTGGTCCGTCGTCCTGCCGGGTGGCCTACACGATCAGCCCCTGGGGCGGCTCGTCCGGCTTCACGGCGAGCGTCGTGCTCACCAACACGGGTACCTCCTCGCTCTCGGGTTGGACACTGGCGTTCGCTCTGCCGAGCGGTCAGCGGATCACTCCGCCGGGCTGGTCGGCGACGTGGACGCAGTCCGGCCAGGCGGTGACCGCGGCACCCCTGTCGTGGAACGCCACGCTCGCGCCGGGCGGCTCCACGACGATCGGCTTCAACGGCACGCACACCGGCGGAACCGGGGAGCCGACCACGTTCACTGTGGGCGGTAGCTCCTGCACTGTCGTCTGA
- a CDS encoding epoxide hydrolase family protein codes for MRPFRFHAPQKDLDDLRERLATTRWPPTDTAGLRELIEHWRTDFDWPTQERRLNQPDQFTADVDGHTVHFVHLRSRATNPIPLLLTHGWPSSYAEFLPLLPLLTDTFDVVVPSLPGFGFTPGPPGRHLIRETPRLWTTLMRDVLGYDRFGAHGTDIGAYVTNRMALDFPEPLIGIHVTAVAEPDTTSAPLTDEEREYLERRARNHERDQAYAHLQRSDPTTIGYALHDSPVALAAWIADKWRRWSDDEPDADDLLTTVTLYWLTGTALSSCHAYADLGLATAAVPPAADLYPDAPPGADGRPLPKRITPPTAVIRTPNFDAPRTWAERAYADLRRWTRLDRGGHFLATEQPHLLAQDLEAFFQNAR; via the coding sequence GTGAGACCGTTCCGATTCCATGCGCCGCAGAAAGATCTCGACGACCTCCGCGAGCGCCTCGCCACGACCCGCTGGCCACCGACCGACACCGCCGGCCTGCGCGAGCTTATCGAACACTGGCGCACCGACTTCGACTGGCCCACACAGGAACGCCGCCTCAACCAACCAGACCAGTTCACCGCCGACGTCGACGGCCACACCGTCCACTTCGTACACCTGCGAAGCCGAGCAACGAACCCGATTCCGCTCCTGCTCACCCACGGCTGGCCCAGCTCGTACGCCGAGTTCCTGCCCCTCCTCCCCCTCCTCACCGACACCTTCGACGTCGTCGTCCCGTCGCTGCCCGGCTTCGGTTTCACCCCCGGCCCGCCCGGCCGCCACCTGATCCGCGAAACGCCACGCCTATGGACGACGCTCATGCGGGACGTCCTCGGCTACGACCGCTTCGGCGCGCACGGCACCGACATCGGCGCCTACGTCACCAACCGCATGGCCCTCGACTTCCCCGAGCCGCTGATCGGCATCCACGTCACCGCCGTCGCCGAGCCCGACACCACGTCGGCACCGCTCACCGACGAAGAACGCGAATACCTCGAGCGCCGAGCCAGGAACCACGAACGCGACCAGGCGTACGCGCACCTGCAGCGCTCCGACCCGACCACCATCGGGTACGCCCTGCACGACTCCCCCGTCGCCCTGGCCGCCTGGATCGCCGACAAGTGGCGAAGGTGGAGCGACGACGAGCCCGACGCCGACGACCTGCTCACCACCGTCACCCTCTACTGGCTGACCGGCACGGCCCTGTCGTCCTGCCACGCGTACGCCGACCTGGGCCTGGCCACCGCCGCCGTCCCTCCGGCCGCCGACCTCTACCCCGACGCCCCGCCCGGCGCCGACGGCCGGCCCCTACCGAAAAGGATCACCCCGCCGACGGCCGTCATCAGAACGCCGAACTTCGACGCCCCACGGACCTGGGCCGAGCGCGCCTACGCCGACCTGCGCCGCTGGACCCGCCTCGACCGCGGCGGCCACTTTCTCGCCACCGAACAGCCGCACCTGCTCGCCCAGGACCTCGAGGCGTTCTTCCAGAACGCGCGCTGA
- a CDS encoding GNAT family N-acetyltransferase translates to MFTVARGAASHVDGLVALLGQREFFAAKLAAQSRGEGVLLVGCLDGSPVADVWVALSPVPEREVNEHLGGVPVLVHLEVVSVLRNRGFGTSLIGAAESLARSREHARIALGVAVDNPGARRLYERLGYGEWPHGLISTGYDWVGRDGVKRWVPETITMLVKSLR, encoded by the coding sequence ATGTTCACCGTCGCCCGTGGTGCCGCGTCCCATGTGGACGGTCTGGTCGCGCTGCTCGGGCAACGGGAGTTCTTCGCCGCCAAGCTCGCCGCGCAGTCCCGCGGCGAGGGGGTGCTGCTCGTCGGGTGCCTCGACGGCTCGCCGGTCGCCGACGTGTGGGTGGCGTTGTCGCCGGTGCCGGAGCGCGAGGTCAATGAGCACCTCGGCGGGGTGCCGGTGCTGGTCCACCTCGAGGTGGTGTCGGTGCTGCGCAACCGCGGGTTCGGCACGTCGCTCATCGGGGCGGCCGAGTCGCTGGCCCGCTCCCGCGAGCACGCGAGGATCGCGCTCGGCGTGGCGGTCGACAACCCAGGCGCGCGACGGCTGTACGAGCGGCTCGGCTACGGCGAGTGGCCCCACGGCCTGATCTCGACGGGGTACGACTGGGTCGGCAGGGACGGCGTCAAGCGCTGGGTCCCCGAGACGATCACGATGCTGGTCAAATCCCTGCGGTGA
- a CDS encoding DUF899 family protein — MALPEVVSRAQWQTARDALLVKEKEATRALDDLAAQRRRLPMVRMPADYAFDGPDGKASLRDLFEGRDQLVVYQFMDNGPDDICSGCASFTDNVGRLEHLHARGTSYAVVSDMPLDQLRSVRTRMEWTVPVYSSRGTTFSADIGAGRGFALAVFVTDGVDAYQTYLTSDRGVDRLRFDFNILDLTPYGRQESWEDSPLGWPQTEPYSWWRLHDEY; from the coding sequence ATGGCGCTCCCCGAAGTCGTGTCCCGCGCACAGTGGCAGACCGCCCGTGACGCGCTCCTGGTCAAGGAGAAGGAGGCGACCCGGGCGCTGGACGACCTGGCCGCCCAGCGACGACGGCTGCCGATGGTGCGGATGCCGGCCGATTATGCGTTCGACGGGCCCGACGGGAAAGCGAGTTTGCGGGACCTGTTCGAGGGTCGCGACCAGCTCGTCGTCTACCAGTTCATGGACAACGGCCCCGACGACATCTGCTCCGGCTGCGCCAGCTTCACCGACAACGTCGGGCGGCTCGAGCACCTGCACGCGCGCGGCACCTCGTACGCCGTCGTCTCCGACATGCCGTTGGACCAGCTCCGGTCGGTGCGGACGCGGATGGAGTGGACGGTGCCGGTCTACTCGTCGCGCGGCACCACGTTCAGCGCCGACATCGGGGCCGGGCGGGGCTTCGCGCTGGCCGTGTTCGTCACCGACGGCGTCGACGCTTACCAGACCTACCTCACCAGCGACCGCGGCGTCGACCGGCTGCGCTTCGACTTCAACATCCTCGACCTCACGCCGTACGGGCGGCAGGAGAGCTGGGAGGACTCGCCGCTGGGCTGGCCGCAGACGGAGCCGTACTCCTGGTGGCGCCTGCACGACGAGTACTGA
- a CDS encoding 2'-5' RNA ligase family protein, translating to MQAIETALIVPVPEAEEVVGEHRARFDTAARWGVPAHVTVLYPFVAPDEVTDDVLAAVAETVAAHPRFDVEFARVSWFGDHVAWLAPRPDQPFRALTAALWERFPQHPPYRGEFDDVVPHLTIGHDVPVDDLRAAADAVSASLPLRARAREVWLMVGAPEPDAWRTAARFTLGDT from the coding sequence GTGCAGGCGATCGAGACCGCGTTGATCGTGCCCGTGCCCGAGGCCGAAGAGGTGGTCGGGGAGCATCGGGCGCGGTTCGACACGGCCGCGCGCTGGGGAGTGCCGGCTCATGTGACCGTGCTCTACCCGTTCGTCGCGCCGGACGAGGTGACCGACGACGTGCTGGCTGCCGTCGCCGAGACGGTCGCCGCCCACCCACGGTTCGACGTCGAGTTCGCGCGCGTGAGCTGGTTCGGCGATCACGTCGCCTGGCTGGCGCCGCGCCCCGACCAGCCGTTCCGGGCGCTGACCGCCGCGCTGTGGGAGCGGTTTCCGCAGCACCCGCCGTACCGTGGGGAGTTCGACGACGTCGTGCCCCATCTGACGATCGGGCACGACGTGCCGGTCGATGACCTGCGGGCGGCGGCCGACGCGGTCAGCGCGAGCCTCCCACTACGGGCGAGAGCGCGCGAGGTCTGGCTCATGGTGGGCGCGCCGGAACCGGACGCCTGGCGCACCGCGGCACGCTTCACGTTGGGCGACACGTAG
- a CDS encoding response regulator, whose product MTRILVVDDEPQILRAMRINLRARDYDVDVAADGGTALKAAAARPPDLVVLDLGLPDMEGTDVIRGLRGWTAVPIIVLSGRADSADKVAALDAGADDYVTKPFGVDELLARIRAVTRRMGATSDAAPVIKVGAFTVDLAARTVDPPDGAGEVRLTPTEWHLLEILLRNPGKLVSQRQLLQDVWGPQYQTETNYLRQYMAQLRRKLEVDPGHPRHLLTEPGMGYRFQP is encoded by the coding sequence GTGACGCGGATCCTGGTCGTCGACGACGAGCCGCAGATCCTGCGGGCCATGCGGATCAATCTGCGGGCCCGCGACTACGACGTGGACGTCGCCGCCGATGGTGGGACGGCGTTGAAGGCCGCCGCGGCCCGGCCGCCCGATCTCGTCGTGCTCGATCTCGGCCTTCCCGACATGGAGGGCACCGATGTGATCCGCGGGCTCCGCGGGTGGACCGCCGTGCCGATCATCGTGCTGTCCGGCCGCGCGGACAGTGCCGACAAGGTGGCCGCGCTCGACGCCGGGGCGGACGACTACGTGACCAAGCCGTTCGGGGTCGACGAGCTGCTCGCCCGGATCCGGGCCGTCACCCGGCGGATGGGCGCCACCAGTGACGCCGCGCCGGTGATCAAGGTGGGTGCGTTCACCGTCGACCTGGCGGCGCGGACCGTCGACCCGCCCGACGGGGCCGGCGAGGTGCGGCTCACCCCGACCGAGTGGCATCTGCTGGAGATCCTCCTGCGCAACCCCGGCAAGCTGGTCAGCCAGCGCCAGCTGCTCCAGGACGTCTGGGGGCCGCAGTACCAGACCGAGACCAACTACCTCCGCCAGTACATGGCTCAGCTCCGGCGCAAGCTCGAGGTCGACCCCGGCCACCCGCGGCACCTGCTGACCGAACCGGGGATGGGTTACCGCTTCCAACCCTGA
- a CDS encoding DUF4037 domain-containing protein, giving the protein MGFTPGIDVSRRLYAELVAPALTALPHAAGRVDSGSDVLGFDTERSMDHDWGPRLQVFVADRAARVIAENAIVLPPTFHGIPTSGGGEQIGVKVEILADYLVPLRTESAGDWLALPTQRLAEFTGGAVFHDDLGLDAARRRLRWYPDDVWRHVLAAQWTRIDQEEPFVGRCGELGDDLGSRIVAARLARDLMRLFLLLERRYPPYAKWIGTAFARLENGPHEALAGALAAADWRDRERHLVAAASAAGERTNEVFGTTVDPAPRPFHDRPIMVVGGARFAEALVATIADPALRARPLTGAVDQWVDSTDVLSHVGRARAAARGLDGAESRPNDR; this is encoded by the coding sequence ATGGGGTTCACACCCGGCATCGACGTCAGTCGCAGGTTGTACGCGGAGCTGGTAGCGCCGGCCCTGACCGCCCTGCCGCACGCGGCCGGCCGCGTCGACAGCGGCTCGGACGTGCTCGGCTTCGACACGGAGCGTTCCATGGACCACGACTGGGGCCCGCGCCTGCAGGTCTTCGTCGCCGACCGGGCCGCCCGGGTGATCGCAGAGAACGCCATCGTCCTGCCGCCCACCTTCCACGGCATCCCCACCTCCGGCGGCGGCGAGCAGATCGGCGTCAAGGTCGAGATCCTCGCCGACTACCTGGTGCCGCTGCGCACGGAGAGCGCCGGCGACTGGCTCGCCCTGCCGACCCAGCGCCTGGCCGAGTTCACCGGCGGCGCCGTCTTCCACGACGACCTGGGCCTCGACGCGGCCCGGCGACGCCTGCGCTGGTACCCGGACGACGTCTGGCGGCACGTCCTGGCGGCCCAGTGGACCCGGATCGACCAGGAGGAGCCGTTCGTCGGCCGCTGCGGGGAGCTGGGTGACGACCTGGGCAGCCGGATCGTCGCCGCCCGCCTCGCCCGCGACCTGATGCGGCTGTTCCTGCTCCTGGAGCGCCGCTATCCGCCGTACGCCAAATGGATCGGCACCGCCTTCGCCCGCCTCGAGAACGGCCCGCACGAGGCGCTCGCCGGCGCCCTGGCCGCGGCCGACTGGCGCGACCGCGAGCGCCACCTGGTCGCCGCCGCCAGCGCGGCGGGGGAGCGCACCAACGAGGTCTTCGGGACGACCGTCGACCCCGCCCCGCGCCCGTTCCACGACCGGCCGATCATGGTGGTCGGCGGGGCCCGGTTCGCCGAAGCGCTCGTCGCCACCATCGCCGATCCGGCGCTGCGGGCCCGGCCCTTGACGGGCGCCGTGGACCAGTGGGTCGACAGCACGGACGTGTTGTCGCATGTCGGACGCGCCCGGGCCGCGGCGCGCGGGCTCGACGGGGCCGAAAGCCGCCCGAACGACCGTTAA
- a CDS encoding Xaa-Pro peptidase family protein: protein MLSAELYPPERLVAAQRATAAVGLDALLVTPGSDLRYLTGYDAHAQERLTCLVLPARGEPTLIVPTLERPAAETATTNVRIVDHPDGADPFPLVARALDGDPSVVALSDRMWAAHVLGLRAALPGAEQRLAGDVLGELRMRKSPAEVEALRAAGAAIDAVHARMGEWLRPGRTEREVGVDIADAILAAGHATVDFVIVASGPNGASPHHATADRVIGPGDPVVVDIGGTMPSGYCSDSTRTYVVGRPAPDMAELYAVLHTAQRAAVEAVRPGVTCAQVDAAAREVIADAGYGPAFLHRTGHGIGLDGHEEPYIVAGNDRPLEPGMAFSIEPGIYLAGRHGARIEDIVVCTDGGADVLNTTPTELAEL from the coding sequence GTGCTCAGTGCGGAGCTCTACCCACCCGAGCGGCTCGTGGCCGCCCAGCGCGCGACGGCCGCGGTCGGCCTCGACGCGCTGCTCGTCACACCGGGCTCCGACCTGCGCTACCTCACCGGCTACGACGCCCACGCCCAGGAGCGGTTGACCTGCCTGGTGCTGCCCGCCCGCGGCGAGCCCACCCTGATCGTCCCGACGCTGGAACGCCCGGCCGCCGAGACGGCGACGACGAACGTGCGGATCGTCGACCACCCCGACGGCGCCGACCCGTTCCCGCTGGTGGCGCGGGCCCTCGACGGCGACCCCAGCGTGGTGGCGCTCAGCGATCGGATGTGGGCCGCGCACGTGCTCGGCCTGCGGGCCGCCCTCCCCGGCGCCGAGCAGCGGCTGGCCGGCGACGTGCTCGGTGAGCTGCGGATGCGCAAGTCACCGGCCGAGGTCGAGGCGCTGCGGGCGGCCGGCGCCGCCATCGACGCGGTGCACGCCCGGATGGGCGAGTGGCTGCGCCCGGGCCGCACCGAGCGCGAGGTCGGCGTCGACATCGCCGACGCGATCCTGGCCGCCGGCCACGCCACCGTCGACTTCGTCATCGTCGCGTCCGGGCCCAACGGGGCGAGCCCGCACCACGCCACCGCCGACCGGGTGATCGGGCCCGGTGACCCGGTGGTGGTCGACATCGGCGGCACGATGCCGTCCGGCTACTGCTCCGACTCGACCCGCACCTATGTGGTCGGTCGCCCGGCGCCCGACATGGCCGAGCTCTACGCGGTGCTGCACACCGCCCAGCGCGCCGCCGTCGAGGCCGTGCGGCCGGGTGTGACGTGCGCGCAGGTCGACGCCGCGGCCCGGGAGGTGATCGCCGACGCCGGCTACGGTCCGGCGTTCCTGCACCGCACCGGGCACGGGATCGGTCTAGACGGCCACGAGGAGCCCTACATCGTGGCGGGCAACGATCGTCCCCTGGAGCCCGGCATGGCGTTCTCGATCGAGCCGGGCATCTACCTCGCGGGCCGCCACGGCGCCCGCATCGAAGACATCGTCGTCTGCACCGACGGGGGCGCGGACGTCCTCAACACCACACCCACGGAGCTGGCCGAACTATGA